TATCTAGATGCAACACCGGACTTCGACGTCGATCCGGACGTGCTCTCGGAGCTGTATTTTCCGGACGATCGCGCCGCGGAGATCGCTCAGCAGATCACGGCGGCGCTGGATGCGGGTAAACACATCGTTCTCACCGGCCCTCCAGGGACCGGCAAGACCGAAATCGCACGGCTCGTGGCGTCTCATCTCGCAGCACAGAACTCGGACGTTTTCACTGGGTTCGAGACGACGACTGCGACGGCGGACTGGTCGACGTTCGAGACGGTCGGCGGGTACATGCCGGAAGAGCAGAGTGACGACCTGTCGTTCACGCCCGGACAGATCCTCCGTTGTTTCAAGCGCCAGGACAGCCAGCGCAACGAGATACTGATAATCGACGAAATCAATCGATCGGACATCGACAAGTCGTTCGGACAGCTGTTTACGCTTCTTTCGGGCCAGCCGGTGACGCTGCCGTTCACTCGCGCCGGTGAGGAGATCGAACTGCTTCCCGCCGACAACGTCGACGGTGACCTTGCACCGCATCAGTACGCCGTTCCGAAATCCTGGCGGCTCATCGCGACGATGAACAGTTACGACAAGACATCGCTGTACGAGATGTCCTACGCGTTCATGCGACGGTTCGCGTTCGTCTACGTCGACGCACCCACAGTCCCGGAAGACGACGACGAACGTGACGCGCTCGTCGACGCGTACGCGGAGACTTGGGGCATGGATGTCGAGTCAGACGTTCGCGAGGCCGTGGGCGACGTGTGGTACGTGACGAACAACGTCGTCGACGAGCGAAAGATCGGTCCGGCGATCATCAAGGACATACTCGCTCACGTCGCGGCGACACCCAGTTCACTGGAGCGATCGCTCACCGAGGCCGTAGGTAGCTACGTCTTCCCTCAACTCGAAGGAGTTCCGCGTCGCGAACAGATCGCTGCCCAGCTCGCCGCTGTCGACGATGTCGACGAGACGCGGCTGGGTCGGCTCGCAACTGACGTCTTGCAGGTCGCGATCGATGAATAGGGACGAACTCCTCGACGAACTCACCCAGGACATCCTGGCGTACGTGATGCACGGTTCCTTCTCGGACCGTCACGTCGTCTCGGAGATCGCACCGGACGCGCTCGACGAACGGTTTCACGACTACGAGCGACTCGTCAGATTGCACTTCATTCTTCGACCCGCCGTCGTCGATTTCGTCGAGTCGCTCCCCGAGCAACTCCGGCGTATCAAAACACAGACGCAGAACACCTCTCGGCGCACCCGTGGCAGCGTCGACGGCCGTATCAACTGGGGGAAGACCCTCCAGGCCCGACACTCACGCAATCCCGACGATCGGTCGCTGTTCGTCTGCGAGCACCGCACGGAGAGCTACGACATCGACGAGAACCTCGTGCTGAAGCGCCTGCTATCGATCATATACACGACGCTCGACGAGGCCGAGCCGTACCTTCGGCGTGACTACGAGTGGATCACTGATCGGTGGCGTGAGAGTACGGACCTGATCGAACGGATGCGGGAACTGTTCGAACGGAACGTCCACGTTCGTCGGATCAGGTCACCC
This window of the Halapricum desulfuricans genome carries:
- a CDS encoding AAA family ATPase, whose protein sequence is MTYSGPDVFLAPIGNEAAADNFRRTVLDGVSADQVRPRAGTDIDGETVRLWGTKSTVEGSWKKVSPGDFLFFYRNGSYEYAAEVRATEQNERIGRDIWPNHEPDEPWVCLIYLDAPVELGVDSAEIHELAGYGRDYPLGFSSLNEMGVGGIRGRYGSVESLVYGESSPEKQLYLDATPDFDVDPDVLSELYFPDDRAAEIAQQITAALDAGKHIVLTGPPGTGKTEIARLVASHLAAQNSDVFTGFETTTATADWSTFETVGGYMPEEQSDDLSFTPGQILRCFKRQDSQRNEILIIDEINRSDIDKSFGQLFTLLSGQPVTLPFTRAGEEIELLPADNVDGDLAPHQYAVPKSWRLIATMNSYDKTSLYEMSYAFMRRFAFVYVDAPTVPEDDDERDALVDAYAETWGMDVESDVREAVGDVWYVTNNVVDERKIGPAIIKDILAHVAATPSSLERSLTEAVGSYVFPQLEGVPRREQIAAQLAAVDDVDETRLGRLATDVLQVAIDE